One window of Agarivorans sp. Alg241-V36 genomic DNA carries:
- a CDS encoding lipoprotein-releasing ABC transporter permease subunit translates to MKLIGFIAWRFSRGAKQQRFASFVSWFSTLGITLGVAALITVISVMNGFENQLKQRILNLVPHLTIANQQTLPDSLSSFSSAPLVLSEVVLQSSTNLHAAMMQGIDVKQQKDAALLREKMLIGELDSLQAGSYKVVIGIGTANALGVRLGDTIRLLATDRLVYTPLGEMPSQRNFVVSGIFEFAAEVDKQFILVNIEDSARLLRSPLESVSQQRVFLDDPFQIESIAASLKQDTIAFQDWRRYYGELFAAVKMEKNMMGMLFCLIIAVAAFNILSSLVMMVGEKRSDVAILQTLGLSRGKVVMVFVMQGAWSGCIGAAVGALSGWWLSSNINSVMSGIGLNFAANFGGAGLPVLQRSEQILFITIAAMLLSIVATIYPAWRASKIHPAEALRYE, encoded by the coding sequence ATGAAATTAATTGGCTTTATTGCATGGCGGTTCTCGCGAGGAGCCAAACAGCAACGTTTTGCTTCGTTTGTGAGTTGGTTTTCTACCTTGGGTATTACTTTAGGGGTGGCCGCGTTAATTACGGTTATCTCTGTAATGAATGGCTTTGAAAACCAATTGAAGCAACGTATCTTAAATTTGGTTCCTCACCTAACCATTGCTAATCAGCAAACTTTACCCGATAGCTTATCCTCATTTTCTAGTGCGCCCTTGGTGCTTAGCGAAGTGGTACTGCAAAGCAGCACTAACCTGCATGCAGCAATGATGCAGGGTATTGATGTGAAGCAGCAAAAGGATGCTGCTTTACTGCGTGAAAAGATGCTCATTGGCGAGCTTGATAGTTTGCAAGCAGGCAGTTACAAGGTAGTGATTGGTATTGGTACCGCTAACGCATTGGGTGTGCGTTTAGGCGATACTATTCGGCTGCTCGCCACCGACAGATTAGTGTATACCCCTTTAGGTGAAATGCCTTCTCAACGTAACTTTGTAGTATCGGGTATTTTTGAGTTTGCTGCTGAAGTCGACAAACAATTTATCTTGGTGAATATAGAGGATAGCGCACGTTTACTGCGCTCACCGCTTGAATCTGTGAGCCAACAGCGGGTGTTTCTCGATGACCCTTTCCAAATAGAAAGCATTGCGGCTAGCCTCAAGCAAGATACCATTGCATTTCAAGATTGGCGCCGTTATTACGGTGAATTATTTGCCGCAGTTAAAATGGAAAAGAACATGATGGGCATGTTGTTTTGCTTAATTATTGCTGTAGCGGCCTTCAACATTTTATCTAGCTTAGTAATGATGGTGGGCGAAAAACGCAGCGACGTAGCCATTTTGCAAACATTGGGCTTATCACGCGGCAAAGTGGTAATGGTGTTTGTGATGCAAGGCGCTTGGAGCGGTTGTATTGGTGCCGCCGTTGGTGCCTTAAGCGGTTGGTGGTTAAGTTCTAACATTAACAGTGTTATGTCGGGCATTGGCCTTAACTTCGCTGCCAACTTTGGTGGCGCCGGCTTACCAGTGCTACAGCGCAGTGAGCAAATTCTATTTATCACTATTGCAGCGATGTTATTAAGCATTGTAGCGACTATTTATCCCGCTTGGCGCGCCAGCAAAATCCATCCCGCAGAGGCTCTTCGATATGAGTGA
- the mfd gene encoding transcription-repair coupling factor — protein MLLNLPCPVDAGDQKQVSNLPGSALAFVIQEYIAQLDAPIVILTEDTRSALQIEREVNGLKPQRALHLLPDWETLPYDTFSPHQDIVSQRILSLNQLSHDKNSVLISPIATWLQRCAPAEFLAKHSLQLKVGQSLNLNAFKERLVSAGYQHVDQVMEHGEFALRGSLLDLFPMGSNQPFRLDFFDDELDSIREFDPDTQRSAEQHKSITLLPAHEFPTDAGGIETFRQQWRDRFEPSRDAGSIYQQVTKGIMPAGIEYYLPLFHNHTESLTDQLAANTVILKVGDLDHAGKQFWHELAERYENRRYDKARPILAPDELYQSTEQCFKELKQFAGVKLHKGPARNSQGKLNLDAHALPDLSVNHRLNLPLQALSHYLDHHPQPKTCFIAETEGRREALKNLLSPLKLKIKDVASINDFLASKDSLAMVVAPLDKGFELKDPNIQLISEVDLLGDKVRAKQRKASSKTLNPDVLIRNLAELSVGQPVVHIEHGVGRYHGLSSFENGGIKTEFLTLEYANEAKLYVPVNALHLISRYSGANDETAPLHKLGNDQWQKAKAKAAEKIRDVAAELLEVYAKRAAKPGFGYELDDNAYQQFSADFPFEETDDQQQAIGATLQDMQTPNAMDRLVCGDVGFGKTEVAMRAAFVAVNAGKQVAVLVPTTLLAQQHFDNFSDRFANWPIEVASLSRFKTTKEQNAVLKELAAGKVDVIIGTHKLLSKDVKFADLGLLVIDEEHRFGVRQKEQIKAMRANVDILTLTATPIPRTLNMAMSGMRDLSIIATPPAKRLAVKTFVRQHDSALIKEAISREVMRGGQVYFLHNKVDTIERVAQELREWLPQARITVAHGQMRERELERIMGDFHHQRFNVLVCTTIIETGIDIPSANTIIINRADNFGLAQLHQLRGRVGRSHHQAYAYLLTPPPKLITKDAKKRLDAISQLEDLGAGFTLATHDLEIRGAGELLGDDQSGQIEAVGFTLYMEMLDRAVTALKNGHDLNWDLSQNDQCEVELRLPALLPDDYIFDVTTRLTMYKRIANCANQAEMRELQVELIDRFGLLPEQAKNLFEVQKLKIDAEHLGIKRIEAGPKGGQVEFAESTKVNAAFLVSLLQSQPAIYRLEGANKLKFAVPSDSPEQRLSLIESLLEQFTANATNS, from the coding sequence GTGTTACTAAATTTACCTTGCCCAGTTGATGCGGGCGACCAAAAGCAAGTTAGCAACTTACCCGGAAGCGCGCTTGCTTTTGTTATTCAAGAATACATCGCTCAACTTGATGCGCCGATTGTGATTCTTACCGAAGATACCCGTAGCGCCCTGCAAATAGAGCGTGAAGTTAATGGACTAAAGCCGCAGCGTGCATTGCACCTACTGCCAGACTGGGAAACCCTGCCCTACGATACCTTTTCACCACACCAAGATATTGTTTCGCAGCGTATTCTTAGCCTTAATCAACTTAGTCACGACAAAAACAGTGTACTTATTTCGCCCATCGCCACTTGGTTGCAACGCTGTGCTCCGGCAGAATTTTTAGCTAAACACAGCTTACAATTAAAGGTTGGCCAAAGCTTAAACCTCAATGCCTTTAAAGAACGCTTAGTGAGCGCTGGTTATCAACATGTTGACCAAGTGATGGAGCATGGCGAATTTGCGCTTAGAGGCAGCCTGCTGGACCTGTTCCCCATGGGCAGTAACCAGCCTTTCCGCTTAGACTTCTTCGATGATGAACTAGACAGCATTCGCGAGTTTGATCCCGATACCCAGCGCAGTGCAGAGCAACATAAAAGCATTACTTTGTTACCAGCTCACGAGTTTCCTACTGATGCTGGCGGTATCGAAACCTTCCGCCAACAATGGCGTGACCGCTTTGAACCAAGCCGAGATGCAGGCTCTATTTATCAGCAAGTTACCAAAGGCATCATGCCGGCGGGTATCGAGTACTATCTGCCGCTATTTCATAATCACACCGAAAGCTTAACCGACCAACTGGCGGCTAATACGGTGATTCTTAAAGTGGGCGATTTGGATCATGCAGGTAAGCAGTTTTGGCATGAATTAGCCGAGCGCTATGAAAACCGTCGCTACGACAAAGCCCGGCCAATTTTAGCGCCCGACGAGTTATACCAAAGCACCGAGCAGTGCTTTAAAGAGCTAAAACAATTTGCTGGTGTAAAACTGCATAAAGGACCAGCTCGTAATAGCCAAGGTAAACTGAACCTCGATGCCCACGCGTTGCCAGATTTAAGCGTAAATCACCGCTTAAATCTGCCGCTACAAGCCTTAAGCCATTATTTGGATCATCACCCGCAGCCTAAAACTTGTTTTATCGCCGAAACCGAAGGCCGACGCGAAGCCTTAAAGAATCTGCTTAGCCCGCTAAAGTTAAAAATTAAAGACGTAGCCAGCATTAACGACTTTTTAGCCAGTAAGGACAGCTTGGCGATGGTGGTTGCTCCCTTAGATAAAGGCTTTGAGCTAAAAGATCCCAACATTCAGCTAATCAGCGAAGTAGATTTGTTGGGCGATAAGGTTCGCGCCAAGCAGCGCAAGGCCTCAAGTAAAACACTTAATCCAGATGTACTAATACGCAATTTGGCCGAGCTCAGTGTTGGCCAGCCGGTGGTTCACATTGAGCATGGAGTGGGCCGTTACCATGGTTTAAGCAGCTTTGAAAATGGCGGAATAAAAACCGAGTTTTTAACCCTAGAGTACGCCAACGAAGCCAAGCTCTACGTGCCAGTTAATGCCTTGCATCTTATCAGCCGCTACTCGGGTGCCAATGATGAAACAGCACCGCTTCACAAACTAGGTAACGACCAGTGGCAAAAAGCCAAAGCAAAAGCGGCTGAAAAGATCAGAGACGTAGCTGCCGAACTATTAGAGGTCTACGCAAAACGAGCAGCTAAGCCAGGCTTTGGTTATGAGTTGGACGATAACGCTTATCAGCAGTTTTCCGCCGACTTTCCTTTCGAAGAAACCGATGACCAACAACAAGCGATTGGCGCAACCTTGCAGGATATGCAAACACCTAATGCGATGGATCGCCTAGTATGTGGTGACGTAGGCTTTGGTAAAACCGAAGTGGCCATGCGCGCAGCGTTTGTAGCAGTAAATGCCGGTAAACAGGTTGCCGTGCTTGTGCCAACTACCCTATTGGCTCAGCAGCACTTCGACAACTTTAGCGACCGCTTTGCCAATTGGCCGATTGAAGTGGCATCTCTATCTCGCTTTAAAACCACAAAAGAGCAAAATGCCGTGCTAAAAGAATTAGCAGCCGGCAAAGTTGATGTGATTATTGGCACTCATAAGCTGCTCAGTAAAGACGTCAAGTTTGCCGATTTAGGCTTGCTAGTAATCGACGAAGAACACCGCTTTGGGGTACGCCAAAAAGAACAAATTAAAGCGATGCGCGCCAATGTAGATATTCTTACCCTCACCGCTACGCCAATTCCTCGTACTTTGAATATGGCCATGAGCGGCATGCGTGACTTATCGATTATTGCCACGCCGCCAGCAAAACGCTTAGCGGTAAAAACCTTTGTACGCCAGCATGATTCGGCGCTAATCAAAGAAGCTATTAGCCGCGAGGTGATGCGTGGCGGCCAGGTTTATTTCCTACATAACAAAGTCGATACCATTGAACGCGTAGCCCAGGAACTTAGAGAATGGTTACCACAAGCACGCATTACCGTGGCCCATGGCCAAATGCGTGAGCGCGAGCTTGAACGGATTATGGGTGACTTCCACCATCAGCGCTTTAACGTATTGGTATGTACCACCATTATCGAAACCGGCATCGACATCCCTAGTGCCAACACCATTATTATTAACCGCGCCGACAATTTTGGTTTAGCCCAACTTCACCAGTTACGTGGACGTGTTGGCCGCTCACACCACCAGGCTTATGCGTATTTGCTCACACCACCGCCAAAACTAATTACTAAAGATGCTAAAAAGCGCTTAGATGCTATTTCGCAATTAGAAGATTTAGGTGCGGGTTTCACCCTCGCCACCCACGACTTAGAAATTCGTGGTGCCGGAGAGCTGTTGGGTGATGACCAAAGTGGACAAATTGAAGCGGTAGGCTTCACGCTCTACATGGAAATGCTCGATAGAGCAGTAACAGCACTTAAAAATGGCCATGACTTAAACTGGGACTTAAGCCAAAACGATCAGTGCGAAGTTGAACTTCGTTTGCCTGCTTTACTGCCCGACGATTACATCTTTGATGTAACCACTCGCTTAACCATGTATAAACGCATCGCTAACTGTGCCAACCAAGCAGAAATGCGTGAACTACAAGTGGAGCTAATAGACCGCTTTGGCCTATTGCCCGAACAAGCAAAGAATCTATTTGAAGTTCAAAAGCTGAAAATTGATGCAGAGCACTTGGGCATTAAACGCATTGAAGCAGGACCTAAAGGTGGCCAAGTTGAGTTTGCTGAAAGCACAAAAGTTAATGCCGCTTTTCTAGTAAGCCTGTTACAATCACAGCCAGCTATTTATCGCCTAGAAGGTGCCAACAAACTCAAGTTTGCAGTGCCTAGCGATAGTCCAGAACAGCGCTTAAGCTTAATCGAATCATTATTGGAGCAATTTACTGCCAATGCGACTAACTCTTAA
- a CDS encoding DUF2062 domain-containing protein: protein MPKKTIQRFIPKTEDLKANKHLKFFGDWLHNPNLWHLNRRSAAGAFAIGLFVAFIPLPSQMIIAAALAIMFKVNLPLSVALVWISNPFTIPAIFYFCYLVGTGILGQPVADYHLELTWHGLEHLIATIGPAFLLGSLVNGIVFSVCGYFAINALWRYSVRRRYRKRR from the coding sequence ATGCCAAAAAAAACGATACAACGATTTATTCCTAAAACTGAAGATCTAAAAGCAAACAAGCATCTAAAATTTTTTGGTGATTGGCTACACAACCCCAATTTATGGCACCTTAATCGGCGCTCGGCTGCTGGGGCTTTCGCCATAGGTTTATTTGTAGCGTTTATTCCCTTGCCATCACAGATGATTATCGCAGCCGCTTTAGCCATTATGTTTAAGGTAAACTTGCCTCTATCAGTGGCTTTGGTTTGGATATCCAACCCCTTTACCATCCCGGCTATATTTTATTTTTGTTATTTGGTGGGTACCGGAATCTTAGGTCAACCTGTTGCTGACTATCACTTAGAGCTCACTTGGCATGGTTTAGAGCACTTGATTGCCACAATTGGACCAGCGTTTTTATTGGGAAGTTTGGTGAACGGTATTGTTTTTTCGGTGTGTGGGTATTTTGCTATTAACGCTCTTTGGCGTTACTCGGTAAGACGCCGTTATCGCAAACGCCGCTAA
- a CDS encoding CsiV family protein, which produces MRLTLKTALPLCSLAVVSLISLPSFAQEEPRWFDVEVIFFKRNVVESSQEYWPQPQSLNASTSEPLLAPLFGCSEEQEPCIAPRFDKLPVSIDGRGWPISGATKRQMLSKEQLELNEEFAKLTQHAAFTPLLHLGWREIVAPRNRAKHYQVQAGEDFSTRFNQEGRLLGSVSFSNEQYVEESQSFDLAAENISLFDEPATAVGAYDVEPEPEPAIWELEGGIRVYLQHYLYIESELLLKRPVEVELLLNEPEPQLEQPAELPPQQTVIAEETTVEVPDNVAVAEVVVPNEEQQVVVLSADAETVEQGSLISEYQTEEQLHSFKFDQKRRVRSGEIHYFDHPLMGMLIQIRRSPEEETNASIEQADTTSESIQAAEQSSLTEAPELTSEQASTSAMPAS; this is translated from the coding sequence ATGCGACTAACTCTTAAAACCGCCCTGCCGCTATGTAGCTTAGCTGTAGTAAGCCTTATCAGCCTGCCAAGTTTCGCTCAAGAGGAGCCGCGCTGGTTTGACGTTGAAGTTATCTTTTTTAAACGCAACGTTGTAGAAAGTAGCCAAGAGTATTGGCCGCAGCCACAAAGCCTTAATGCCAGCACTAGTGAACCTTTATTAGCACCACTATTTGGTTGCAGCGAAGAGCAAGAACCTTGCATCGCGCCTCGCTTCGATAAGTTACCAGTAAGCATCGACGGTAGAGGCTGGCCAATCAGCGGCGCGACCAAACGCCAAATGCTCAGTAAAGAGCAGCTAGAGCTAAACGAAGAGTTTGCCAAGCTTACTCAACACGCTGCATTCACGCCCCTATTGCACTTGGGCTGGCGAGAAATTGTTGCCCCACGTAATCGCGCTAAACACTACCAGGTTCAAGCCGGCGAAGATTTTTCTACCCGATTCAATCAAGAAGGTCGCTTATTAGGCTCTGTGAGCTTTTCTAACGAGCAATATGTAGAAGAAAGTCAAAGCTTCGATTTGGCTGCTGAAAACATTTCGCTGTTCGATGAGCCCGCTACAGCAGTAGGCGCTTATGACGTAGAGCCTGAACCCGAGCCTGCAATTTGGGAACTTGAAGGCGGAATTCGTGTTTACCTGCAGCACTATCTTTATATTGAAAGCGAGTTACTGCTTAAACGTCCTGTTGAAGTAGAACTGTTGCTAAACGAGCCTGAACCTCAGCTTGAGCAACCTGCTGAATTACCACCACAACAAACTGTTATTGCTGAAGAGACCACAGTAGAAGTTCCTGACAATGTTGCCGTTGCTGAAGTTGTTGTACCCAATGAGGAACAGCAAGTGGTGGTGTTAAGTGCAGACGCCGAAACGGTAGAGCAAGGCAGCTTAATTAGTGAGTATCAAACCGAAGAGCAATTACACAGCTTTAAGTTCGATCAAAAACGTCGTGTTCGCTCTGGCGAAATTCACTACTTTGACCACCCACTAATGGGCATGTTGATTCAAATTCGTCGTAGCCCAGAAGAGGAAACGAATGCCTCAATAGAACAGGCAGACACCACAAGCGAATCAATTCAAGCAGCAGAACAATCTAGCTTAACAGAAGCACCAGAGCTTACTAGCGAACAAGCAAGCACCTCTGCTATGCCAGCTTCGTAG
- the lolE gene encoding lipoprotein-releasing ABC transporter permease subunit LolE, with amino-acid sequence MRLPLSFFIGLRYHRAKNSNGFISFISASSTLGIVLGVAVLIIGLSVMNGFERELRDRFLAIVSHGELEAVNPPLIDHQQLLSGASEHSKVLGAAPYVSFSALVQKGKQMKALSLKGIDPSLEKNVTNLHQYVGDDAWQALASKQPQIVLGSGIAKLLNVAEGEQVTLLLPKANQQNRLSSPQRVRVKVVGLMKAGGQLDNQLAFINLAYAQELMKWQDGVSGISLRVAEPLQADEVVRSVAKTFPQLVYIKSWIRQHGYLYQDIQLVRTIMYAIMLLIVAVASFNIVSTLILAVSEKRGDIAILKTMGASDQTLLKSFIVYGSYNGVLGCAWGALLGVLGSFGLPKLVGLVEKLIGHSLLSADIYFIDFLPVKLIWTDVIAVVAAALLLSMLATIWPAWQATRVKPAQELG; translated from the coding sequence ATGCGTTTGCCTTTGTCATTCTTTATTGGCTTGCGTTACCACCGCGCCAAAAATAGTAACGGCTTTATTTCGTTTATTTCGGCTTCTTCCACCTTAGGCATTGTGCTTGGTGTTGCTGTGCTTATTATCGGTCTTTCGGTGATGAACGGGTTTGAGCGTGAATTGCGTGACCGCTTTTTGGCAATTGTAAGCCATGGTGAACTTGAGGCTGTTAACCCACCCTTAATAGATCATCAACAGCTACTAAGCGGTGCCAGTGAACATAGCAAAGTGTTGGGTGCAGCGCCTTATGTTAGCTTTAGTGCCTTAGTGCAAAAAGGCAAACAGATGAAAGCCTTGTCGCTGAAGGGAATAGACCCAAGCCTCGAGAAAAATGTAACTAATCTTCATCAATATGTGGGCGATGATGCTTGGCAAGCTCTGGCAAGTAAACAGCCGCAAATTGTATTGGGTTCGGGCATTGCTAAGTTGCTTAATGTAGCCGAAGGTGAGCAAGTTACCCTGTTACTACCTAAAGCTAATCAACAAAACCGATTAAGCTCGCCGCAGCGAGTTAGAGTGAAAGTCGTTGGCTTGATGAAGGCTGGAGGGCAACTTGATAATCAATTGGCCTTTATTAACTTAGCCTATGCTCAAGAACTTATGAAATGGCAAGACGGTGTCTCGGGAATAAGCTTGCGGGTAGCCGAACCTTTGCAGGCCGATGAGGTTGTTCGCTCGGTAGCCAAAACCTTTCCGCAATTGGTCTATATCAAAAGCTGGATCCGCCAACACGGATATTTATACCAAGATATTCAACTCGTCCGCACTATCATGTACGCAATCATGTTGTTAATTGTCGCAGTTGCCAGTTTCAATATTGTATCTACCTTGATATTGGCGGTAAGCGAAAAACGCGGTGATATAGCTATTTTGAAAACCATGGGCGCCAGTGATCAAACCCTGCTTAAGAGCTTTATTGTTTACGGCTCGTATAATGGTGTATTGGGATGCGCCTGGGGTGCTTTGCTAGGAGTATTGGGCAGTTTTGGCCTACCAAAGCTAGTTGGTTTGGTTGAAAAGCTAATAGGTCATAGCCTGCTTTCAGCAGATATCTATTTTATCGATTTCCTACCCGTTAAGCTAATTTGGACAGATGTGATCGCGGTAGTGGCTGCGGCCTTGCTGTTGAGTATGTTAGCCACTATATGGCCAGCTTGGCAGGCTACCAGAGTTAAGCCGGCTCAAGAACTCGGTTGA
- a CDS encoding DUF2919 family protein, which produces MFLANQPSVLFACALLSRTWLLLAIAASSRQTGDKILGLLYPDHFWFYVGLAMGALPLTRLIFPKLWQKLSIPTQLWGILVLLLADIAIQVHAINLNYWRFEALNAVTLWLSLMMAFIVFKSALEKQ; this is translated from the coding sequence GTGTTTCTTGCTAATCAACCCAGCGTGCTATTTGCTTGCGCGCTGTTAAGTAGAACGTGGCTGTTGCTGGCCATCGCTGCCAGCTCACGGCAAACCGGTGACAAGATCCTCGGTCTACTTTACCCTGATCATTTTTGGTTTTACGTTGGCTTAGCCATGGGCGCACTACCACTGACTCGGCTAATATTTCCCAAGCTTTGGCAAAAGCTTTCTATTCCCACCCAACTGTGGGGAATTCTTGTGTTATTGCTAGCTGACATTGCCATTCAGGTTCACGCCATCAATCTTAATTATTGGCGTTTTGAAGCCTTAAATGCTGTCACCCTTTGGCTCAGCTTAATGATGGCATTTATCGTGTTTAAATCAGCCTTAGAGAAGCAATAA
- the lolD gene encoding lipoprotein-releasing ABC transporter ATP-binding protein LolD, producing MSELTAQPVLVAKDIYKTYQDGNQLTEVLHGVDFEVNAGEAVAIVGSSGSGKSTLLHILGGLDEANKGEVNIDGQAIAGLSSKQLAKLRNQKLGFIYQFHHLLGEFSAIENVAMPLLIAGMAKKTAMQKAQALLERVGLGHRLKHRPAELSGGERQRTAIARALVNEPSLVLADEPTGNLDSHSTESIYQLILELNRDLNTAFVVVTHDLALAAKFSRQAYMQDGNFVSKGE from the coding sequence ATGAGTGAGTTAACAGCTCAGCCCGTGTTAGTGGCAAAAGATATATACAAAACCTACCAAGACGGCAACCAACTAACCGAAGTACTACATGGTGTTGACTTTGAGGTGAATGCTGGCGAAGCCGTAGCCATTGTTGGCAGCTCAGGTTCGGGAAAGAGTACTTTGTTGCATATCCTTGGTGGCTTAGACGAAGCCAATAAAGGCGAGGTAAACATTGATGGTCAAGCTATCGCTGGATTAAGTAGTAAGCAACTGGCTAAATTGCGTAATCAAAAGCTGGGCTTTATTTACCAGTTTCATCACTTGCTGGGTGAGTTCTCGGCGATTGAAAATGTGGCTATGCCCCTGTTAATTGCAGGAATGGCTAAAAAAACTGCCATGCAAAAAGCTCAAGCTTTATTAGAGCGGGTAGGCCTAGGTCATCGCTTAAAGCATCGACCTGCAGAACTGTCGGGTGGGGAACGTCAGCGCACGGCTATCGCCCGCGCCTTGGTTAATGAGCCAAGCTTAGTGCTGGCCGATGAGCCTACCGGAAATTTAGATAGCCATAGTACCGAGTCTATTTATCAGCTCATTCTTGAATTAAACCGTGATTTAAATACAGCATTTGTTGTGGTTACTCATGACTTAGCCTTAGCGGCTAAGTTTAGCCGTCAGGCTTATATGCAAGATGGCAACTTTGTGAGCAAGGGCGAATAA